One stretch of Jiangella gansuensis DSM 44835 DNA includes these proteins:
- a CDS encoding metallophosphoesterase, whose translation MRTSLSRWSVATGLAVAVLVPLASGASAVAPASVAASGSTPESTATSAADLAGSGTAADPYRIGTEADLVLWAELLNAGDADYTGAKSFRLTDDIALTGTVPMVRQFAGTLDGAGHTVSGYTADVELPATDPGGFRAAFVLRNEGTIQNLTLDDLEVTCTGETGAAGPTCAGLVADNHGTIVASAVHGTVTAPGFEKVAGIAGGNYGGTVRDAVFTGDVTGKFMPAGIVSYGNNGAVVERTVVDADVVATATEPVGGRDTQQGNDAGLVVAYPNNVTIRSNVVTGGSITYAFPGVTPDFYGRISGYDGFSRTLADNHAYTDVLINGEPVTGSATDQHGQDADAETLRDQGFYAALGFDFESVWQLDSETGLPALREPVETEPVPPLQGSGTGTDPYLITTAAEFHQWAALVNDPANSDHTGVRHYRLTSDITLTEPFAMVNQFRGTFDGAGHTISGLTIEADLSTRNVAAMVVENSGVIKNLVLADVDVTMTGSRGPVTGPTAAALVARNVSRGLVQSVAVQGRVEAPGAEKGAGLVGENLGGTIRDCSFEGTVRSNLMAAGVAAYNNGNGSIQRCLVDADLATLSTEPVDGRDEQRGNDAALILAYPNTGTVQASVAYGGSIEYAYPGVTPGFYGRISGYDGYSRLLRDNLANENITINAATVSGQAGDQNGADRSAEQLADRSTYEALGWDFGYTWGWDDERARPVLSYADTSMRPDRIAVTFHGDAETRKGFSWYTEDEAAAAVVRVSTAPDLADPVEVTAESAVLPGGVRHQAVADGLVPDTTYYYQVGDAASGNFSAVGTFRTAAPAGPFSFVSLTDTQSQTEAEAQISAETMAKSLATVPDAAFLLHSGDVVERGTDETMWRDLLNLAGGTLTRTTIVPAAGNHDTGENAFVDHFNLERNGDTTDGTYYSFDYSNAHVAVLNTNEDPAQGVSAQQLDWLRADVEAARSRGAEWVIVNLHKGPYTTAVHLDDPDVVRMRDTLVPLMDELGIDLVLQGHDHIYARTEHLAYDPDGVANARPVEASRYTELVGGKRIEYTVSPDGVRYLLPGTAGAKHYDQATNPSGIDMDAYLGLFDRSDQGRTSAADERNAQYFAGVQVDGDRLDVVMYQIKDRAQPFALEGFGIDREVTAVAEAIDALPDPADATAGDRPAVTAARTAFEELTRAQQTAVANASRLADVERALEGVDGTVPWHVDGAGARQSIAVGNTTDTDVEHTPVLLRLDAVPAGTPAGALQLVDAVGHPVPYEIEHWDPAGTTTVWARLRRVGAGEAAHLWAYYGAAPSSHDPTAVWRGDHLLVEHFSRSAAAGETLTDSTGRAAGIVEGGDLTARTGPAGTRVADFEATKISYGDVGGGLDQVTVSTVVTAAADQPNELSAIVAKDLLGNGQGDTFLLGLNAAERRLLAQHVGIWYQSSSTTRRPSEAAVELPADGEPHLLTLSYDGMTFAVFLDGVLVHQNFAEYRTTLGDPDTPTTIGAFSDPGRVSGGFTGTIDEVQLTGNRTSPDLERFRYATWSGDGIGYGTVRDRDDDGVDLTVALPLAGSAVDAGTVTVRGLVTADSTLTATIDGQEHDLGPAGAGEFAVDVPVYAPGEQTVTLTASAGDDETATTELTLDVSDIEAPAQPRTDDTAVDGTVVIGHDEARLDAVVDAGAGERNSVQFMRSSAVELDAEQVTMRAGTTPAALPDEVAPTAGEPSAEPYATTEGIGATPYQIFDVELTGAQARAESYRLTWEGQAEREVTAYYWDHAQERWVRSASAYAPDGSAASMDIEVPRAGALQGRTITVLLWRGLGEELAGRDSYDPRPGQFDFSFALVPDTQLYAQSYPDLYRQQFEHIAETAPENRTAMALHLGDVVNRPWLSEEHQWEAADTAFDVLDEAGVPYAITWGNHDYNNDSNNRILYERWFSADRLRESAGELWGDSDGIDNAYYLAEQDGAEIMVLTVGFWADDADLAWAADAIEAHPDHAVILVTHSYTGSPGGLSGEGGRIRDALVAPYDNMKLILSGHVTGVGMHYEEIDGRPVYGVLTDYQGLPFGGLGFLRHLKFDVENDLAYFTTYSTYTGETTSPYGNRQMTGPGEYHQTDADNFVIPVDLGGTSVRTVTTSSLHLATAPDEPVGDPVDVVGAGTVSVELPARMLRPRTTVRWYAVVTDAAGNSTVSGHRTFAVERYRPGLPRE comes from the coding sequence GTGAGGACGTCGTTGTCGAGGTGGTCGGTCGCTACCGGACTGGCCGTCGCCGTTCTGGTTCCCTTGGCGTCCGGCGCCTCAGCCGTCGCGCCCGCGTCGGTGGCAGCGTCCGGCTCCACTCCCGAGTCCACCGCCACGAGCGCGGCGGACCTGGCCGGAAGCGGCACCGCCGCCGATCCGTACCGCATCGGGACCGAGGCCGACCTCGTCCTGTGGGCGGAGCTGCTCAACGCCGGCGACGCCGACTACACCGGAGCGAAGAGCTTCCGGCTCACGGACGACATCGCGCTCACCGGGACCGTGCCGATGGTGCGGCAGTTCGCCGGCACGCTGGACGGCGCCGGGCACACCGTCAGCGGCTACACCGCCGACGTGGAGCTCCCCGCGACGGACCCGGGCGGTTTCCGGGCCGCGTTCGTCCTGCGCAACGAGGGAACCATCCAGAACCTGACGCTCGACGACCTCGAGGTCACCTGCACCGGCGAGACCGGCGCAGCGGGCCCCACCTGCGCTGGCCTGGTCGCGGACAACCACGGCACCATCGTGGCGTCGGCGGTCCACGGGACGGTGACGGCGCCCGGCTTCGAGAAGGTGGCCGGGATCGCCGGTGGCAACTACGGCGGCACCGTCCGCGACGCCGTCTTCACCGGTGACGTGACCGGGAAGTTCATGCCCGCGGGCATCGTCTCGTACGGCAACAACGGCGCCGTCGTCGAGCGGACCGTCGTCGACGCCGACGTGGTGGCCACCGCCACCGAACCGGTCGGCGGGCGCGACACCCAGCAGGGCAACGACGCCGGCCTCGTCGTCGCATACCCCAACAACGTGACGATCCGGTCGAACGTCGTCACCGGCGGTTCGATCACCTACGCCTTCCCGGGCGTCACCCCCGACTTCTACGGCCGCATCTCCGGCTACGACGGCTTCAGCCGGACCCTCGCCGACAACCACGCCTACACCGACGTGCTGATCAACGGCGAGCCGGTCACCGGCAGCGCGACCGACCAGCACGGCCAGGACGCCGACGCCGAGACCTTGCGTGACCAGGGCTTCTACGCCGCGCTGGGCTTCGACTTCGAGTCCGTCTGGCAGCTCGACTCCGAGACCGGCCTGCCGGCGCTGCGCGAGCCGGTCGAGACCGAGCCGGTGCCGCCGCTGCAGGGTTCGGGCACCGGCACCGACCCGTACCTGATCACCACCGCGGCCGAGTTCCACCAGTGGGCCGCCCTGGTCAACGACCCCGCCAACTCCGACCACACCGGTGTCCGGCACTACCGGCTCACGTCGGACATCACGCTGACCGAGCCGTTCGCCATGGTGAACCAGTTCCGCGGCACGTTCGACGGAGCCGGCCACACCATCAGCGGGCTGACCATCGAGGCGGACCTGTCGACGCGGAACGTGGCGGCGATGGTCGTCGAGAACTCCGGTGTCATCAAGAACCTCGTGCTCGCCGACGTCGACGTCACCATGACCGGCAGCCGCGGGCCGGTCACCGGGCCGACGGCGGCGGCACTGGTCGCGCGCAACGTCTCCCGTGGCCTCGTCCAGTCCGTCGCCGTCCAGGGCCGGGTCGAGGCGCCGGGCGCGGAGAAGGGCGCCGGGCTGGTCGGTGAGAACCTGGGCGGGACCATCCGGGACTGCTCGTTCGAGGGCACGGTCCGGTCGAACCTCATGGCCGCCGGTGTCGCGGCCTACAACAACGGCAACGGGTCCATCCAGCGCTGCCTGGTGGACGCCGACCTGGCGACCCTGTCCACCGAGCCGGTCGACGGCCGCGACGAGCAGCGCGGCAACGACGCGGCCCTGATCCTGGCCTACCCGAACACCGGCACCGTGCAGGCCAGCGTCGCCTACGGCGGCTCCATCGAGTACGCGTATCCCGGTGTCACCCCCGGCTTCTACGGGCGCATCTCCGGTTACGACGGCTACAGCCGCCTGCTGCGCGACAACCTCGCCAACGAGAACATCACCATCAACGCGGCGACGGTGTCCGGCCAGGCGGGCGATCAGAACGGCGCGGACCGCTCCGCCGAGCAGCTGGCCGACCGGTCCACCTACGAGGCGCTGGGCTGGGACTTCGGCTACACGTGGGGCTGGGACGACGAGCGCGCCCGGCCGGTGCTGAGCTACGCCGACACGTCGATGCGGCCGGACCGCATCGCCGTCACGTTCCACGGCGACGCGGAGACCCGCAAGGGCTTCAGCTGGTACACCGAGGACGAGGCGGCCGCCGCGGTCGTCCGGGTGAGTACGGCGCCGGACCTGGCGGACCCCGTCGAGGTGACCGCGGAGTCGGCCGTGCTGCCGGGAGGGGTGCGGCACCAGGCCGTGGCCGACGGGCTCGTACCGGACACGACGTACTACTACCAGGTCGGCGACGCGGCGTCGGGCAACTTCAGCGCGGTCGGGACCTTCCGCACCGCGGCGCCCGCCGGTCCCTTCTCGTTCGTCAGCCTGACCGACACCCAGTCGCAGACCGAGGCCGAGGCCCAGATCTCGGCCGAGACGATGGCGAAGTCGCTGGCCACCGTCCCCGACGCGGCGTTCCTGCTGCACAGCGGTGACGTGGTGGAGCGGGGCACCGACGAGACCATGTGGCGTGACCTGCTCAACCTGGCCGGTGGCACGCTCACCCGCACCACCATCGTCCCGGCCGCCGGCAACCACGACACGGGTGAGAACGCCTTCGTCGACCACTTCAACCTCGAGCGCAACGGCGACACCACAGACGGCACGTACTACTCGTTCGACTACAGCAACGCCCATGTCGCGGTGCTCAACACGAACGAGGACCCGGCGCAGGGCGTGTCCGCGCAGCAGCTGGACTGGTTGCGCGCGGACGTGGAGGCGGCCCGGTCGCGGGGCGCGGAGTGGGTGATCGTCAACCTGCACAAGGGGCCGTACACGACGGCGGTGCACCTGGACGACCCGGACGTCGTGCGGATGCGTGACACCCTGGTGCCGCTGATGGACGAGCTCGGCATCGACCTGGTGCTGCAGGGGCACGACCACATCTACGCGCGGACCGAGCACCTCGCGTACGACCCGGACGGCGTCGCGAACGCCCGGCCGGTCGAGGCCAGCCGGTACACCGAACTCGTGGGCGGCAAGCGCATCGAGTACACCGTCAGCCCGGACGGCGTCCGGTACCTGCTGCCCGGCACCGCCGGTGCCAAGCACTACGACCAGGCCACCAACCCCTCCGGCATCGACATGGACGCCTACCTGGGTCTGTTCGACCGGTCCGACCAGGGCCGCACGTCGGCGGCGGACGAGCGCAACGCCCAGTACTTCGCTGGTGTCCAGGTCGACGGCGACCGGCTCGACGTCGTCATGTACCAGATCAAGGACCGCGCCCAGCCGTTCGCGCTGGAGGGATTCGGCATCGACCGGGAAGTCACCGCGGTGGCCGAGGCCATCGACGCGCTGCCGGACCCGGCCGACGCGACGGCGGGCGACCGGCCGGCGGTGACCGCCGCCAGGACCGCCTTCGAGGAGCTGACCCGCGCCCAGCAGACGGCGGTCGCCAACGCCAGCCGCCTCGCCGACGTGGAGCGCGCCCTGGAAGGGGTCGACGGCACGGTGCCGTGGCACGTCGACGGCGCCGGCGCCCGGCAGAGCATCGCCGTCGGCAACACCACGGACACCGATGTCGAGCACACCCCGGTGCTGCTGCGCCTGGACGCCGTCCCGGCCGGCACACCCGCGGGTGCGCTGCAGCTCGTCGACGCCGTCGGGCACCCGGTCCCGTACGAGATCGAGCACTGGGATCCGGCCGGAACCACGACGGTGTGGGCTCGGCTGCGCCGCGTCGGCGCCGGTGAGGCGGCCCATCTCTGGGCGTACTACGGGGCCGCGCCGTCGTCGCACGACCCGACGGCGGTGTGGCGGGGCGACCACCTGCTGGTCGAGCACTTCTCCCGGTCGGCCGCGGCCGGCGAGACGCTGACCGACTCGACCGGCCGTGCCGCCGGCATCGTCGAGGGCGGCGACCTGACCGCCCGCACCGGGCCGGCCGGAACCCGGGTGGCCGACTTCGAGGCGACCAAGATCAGCTACGGCGACGTCGGCGGCGGGCTGGACCAGGTCACCGTCAGCACGGTGGTCACCGCGGCCGCCGACCAGCCGAACGAGCTGTCCGCGATCGTCGCGAAGGACCTGCTGGGCAACGGCCAGGGCGACACCTTCCTGCTGGGGCTGAACGCCGCCGAGCGGCGGCTGCTGGCCCAGCACGTCGGCATCTGGTACCAGTCGAGCAGCACGACGCGCCGGCCGTCCGAGGCCGCCGTCGAACTGCCCGCCGACGGCGAGCCGCATCTACTCACCCTCAGCTACGACGGCATGACCTTCGCGGTCTTCCTCGACGGCGTCCTGGTGCACCAGAACTTCGCCGAGTACCGCACCACGCTAGGAGACCCGGACACGCCCACCACCATCGGCGCCTTCTCCGACCCCGGGCGGGTCAGCGGCGGCTTCACCGGCACCATCGACGAGGTCCAGTTGACCGGCAACCGCACCAGCCCGGACCTCGAGCGGTTCCGGTACGCGACGTGGTCCGGCGACGGCATCGGCTACGGCACCGTTCGGGACCGGGACGACGACGGCGTCGACCTCACCGTCGCGCTCCCGCTGGCCGGCAGCGCCGTCGACGCCGGAACGGTCACCGTGCGCGGCCTGGTGACGGCGGACAGCACCCTCACCGCGACGATCGACGGGCAGGAGCACGACCTCGGCCCGGCCGGTGCCGGCGAGTTCGCCGTCGACGTGCCCGTGTACGCGCCCGGCGAGCAGACCGTCACCCTGACGGCGTCGGCCGGCGACGACGAGACCGCCACCACGGAACTGACCCTGGACGTGTCGGACATCGAAGCGCCGGCGCAGCCGCGGACCGACGACACCGCCGTCGACGGGACCGTCGTCATCGGCCACGACGAGGCGAGGCTCGACGCCGTCGTCGATGCCGGCGCCGGAGAGCGCAACTCGGTGCAGTTCATGCGCAGCTCCGCGGTCGAGCTCGACGCCGAACAGGTGACCATGCGCGCCGGCACCACCCCCGCGGCACTGCCGGACGAGGTGGCGCCCACCGCCGGCGAACCGTCGGCGGAACCGTACGCGACCACCGAGGGCATCGGAGCCACCCCGTACCAGATCTTCGACGTGGAGCTGACCGGCGCGCAGGCCCGCGCCGAGTCCTACCGGCTCACCTGGGAGGGCCAGGCCGAGCGCGAGGTCACCGCCTATTACTGGGACCACGCGCAGGAACGCTGGGTCCGCTCCGCCTCCGCGTACGCACCGGACGGATCGGCCGCGTCGATGGACATCGAGGTCCCGCGAGCCGGCGCGCTGCAGGGCCGTACCATCACGGTGCTGCTCTGGCGCGGACTCGGCGAGGAACTGGCCGGACGCGACAGCTACGACCCCCGGCCGGGCCAGTTCGACTTCAGCTTCGCGCTGGTCCCGGACACCCAGCTGTACGCGCAGAGCTACCCGGACCTGTACCGGCAGCAGTTCGAGCACATCGCCGAGACGGCGCCGGAGAACCGGACCGCGATGGCGCTGCACCTGGGCGACGTCGTCAACCGGCCGTGGCTGTCCGAGGAGCACCAATGGGAGGCGGCCGACACCGCGTTCGACGTGCTGGACGAGGCCGGGGTGCCGTACGCGATCACCTGGGGCAACCACGACTACAACAACGACAGCAACAACCGCATCCTGTACGAGCGGTGGTTCTCCGCGGACCGGCTGCGTGAAAGCGCCGGCGAGCTGTGGGGCGACTCCGACGGCATCGACAACGCCTACTACCTCGCGGAGCAGGACGGTGCCGAGATCATGGTGCTGACCGTCGGGTTCTGGGCTGACGACGCCGACCTCGCCTGGGCAGCGGACGCCATCGAGGCGCACCCGGACCATGCGGTCATCCTGGTCACGCATTCGTACACCGGCTCCCCGGGCGGGCTGTCCGGCGAGGGCGGGCGCATCCGCGACGCGCTGGTCGCGCCGTACGACAACATGAAGCTCATCCTCAGCGGCCACGTCACCGGCGTCGGCATGCACTACGAGGAGATCGACGGCCGCCCGGTCTACGGCGTGCTCACGGACTACCAGGGCCTGCCGTTCGGCGGGCTGGGCTTCCTGCGGCACCTCAAGTTCGACGTCGAGAACGACCTCGCCTACTTCACGACGTACTCGACCTACACCGGGGAGACCACCTCGCCGTACGGCAACCGCCAGATGACCGGCCCGGGGGAGTACCACCAGACCGACGCGGACAACTTCGTGATCCCGGTGGACCTGGGCGGTACGTCCGTGCGCACCGTCACGACGTCCTCGCTGCACCTGGCCACGGCGCCCGACGAACCGGTGGGCGACCCGGTCGACGTCGTCGGGGCCGGCACCGTCTCGGTGGAGCTGCCCGCCAGGATGCTGCGGCCGCGGACGACGGTGCGGTGGTACGCCGTCGTGACGGATGCGGCTGGCAACAGCACGGTCAGCGGCCACCGGACGTTCGCCGTGGAGCGTTACCGGCCGGGCCTGCCGCGGGAGTAG